A stretch of Flavobacteriales bacterium DNA encodes these proteins:
- a CDS encoding two pore domain potassium channel family protein, producing the protein MNKLLMGKPSMNEGERHSTLERRWKNVVAIWNNSFEEDAGLEKLVRLILAASQFLFPGVYIKHAFWRSGPVHQDLAVEVFVLLKTVFPLVVLWLGWWGEPVVLGLVIWFTMETLLYIPTLIFASDALPSPRSYRRSKLLIFINYLEVVFAFAVIHMDGQYMNLPLMKWTDAVYVSFVITSTIGFGEYYPISGIGKLVISIQSVFYLSYIALFISFFSLGHNKGYFEGLDKR; encoded by the coding sequence ATGAACAAGCTCCTGATGGGCAAGCCCTCCATGAACGAAGGTGAGCGGCACAGCACCTTGGAGCGGCGTTGGAAGAACGTGGTTGCGATCTGGAACAATTCGTTCGAGGAGGATGCTGGGCTCGAGAAACTGGTGCGCCTGATCCTGGCCGCATCGCAGTTCCTCTTCCCGGGTGTTTACATCAAGCATGCGTTCTGGCGATCCGGTCCCGTGCATCAGGACCTGGCCGTTGAGGTCTTCGTGCTCCTCAAGACGGTCTTTCCCTTGGTTGTGCTCTGGTTGGGCTGGTGGGGCGAGCCGGTGGTGCTCGGGCTGGTGATCTGGTTCACCATGGAGACGCTCTTGTACATCCCCACCCTGATCTTCGCTTCCGATGCGCTGCCCTCGCCCCGTTCTTACCGCCGCTCCAAGCTGCTCATCTTCATCAACTACCTGGAAGTGGTCTTTGCGTTCGCGGTGATCCACATGGATGGCCAGTACATGAATCTCCCGCTCATGAAGTGGACCGATGCCGTGTACGTGTCATTCGTCATCACCAGCACAATCGGATTCGGCGAGTACTATCCGATCAGCGGGATCGGCAAGCTGGTGATCTCCATCCAATCGGTGTTCTACTTGAGCTACATCGCCCTCTTCATCAGCTTCTTCAGCTTGGGCCATAACAAAGGCTACTTCGAGGGTTTGGATAAGCGCTGA
- a CDS encoding 1-acyl-sn-glycerol-3-phosphate acyltransferase, which produces MVVGLVDGGTRRPLNGSLTEKLALEEPTLLNAFKAARKGDPWPLTNFALMFYGLLKILVQICTGVYFKRIVLTGLEKLPDGGPAIIVANHPNTLMDPLLIAAAVEQRIGFVANAGLFRNRALAALFRYFHVIPIFRKKDVAPGEKPDNTQAFGQCHQYLAQRGTLLIFPEGSSHYEINLREIKTGTARIALSYAGPGELCIVPIALDYSDAIQFRSMVRVTVGKPIMASAYREAHRHNETEAVEALTSDIRKALAKKLPWTTGKDQEDLLIKAHNFFTTYATPAADLHEDPRRSLLVRKQLADALHRLRDARPELYARTGARLLAFFDALRSDRLTPGFYTNAFLQSSFLLLCIGYLAELLLLAPLYLFGLITNYLPYILPSQVFKASRLDIEYKAPVQMIVGLICFPMFYALETWAFHQYIDEGAWTNLLFALALPIAGYATMWYWTEVQRFVRMLRFRFVVPAARKHEMLRERDAILEAIAEARKSL; this is translated from the coding sequence ATGGTGGTAGGATTGGTGGATGGCGGTACACGCCGCCCGCTGAACGGTTCATTAACGGAGAAGCTTGCATTGGAAGAGCCAACGCTTCTAAATGCCTTCAAGGCCGCGAGGAAGGGTGATCCGTGGCCATTGACCAACTTCGCCTTGATGTTCTATGGGCTATTGAAGATCCTGGTTCAGATCTGCACGGGGGTCTACTTCAAGCGGATCGTCCTGACGGGCCTGGAGAAGCTGCCTGATGGCGGGCCTGCCATCATCGTGGCCAACCACCCGAACACGCTCATGGACCCCTTGCTCATCGCTGCGGCGGTGGAGCAGCGGATCGGCTTCGTGGCGAATGCTGGATTGTTCCGGAACCGCGCGCTCGCCGCCCTGTTCCGCTACTTCCACGTGATCCCCATTTTCCGCAAGAAGGATGTGGCCCCCGGCGAGAAGCCCGACAACACGCAGGCCTTCGGGCAATGCCATCAGTACCTCGCGCAACGCGGCACCCTCCTCATCTTCCCCGAAGGGAGCAGCCACTACGAGATCAACCTGCGCGAGATCAAGACCGGCACGGCGCGCATCGCGCTCAGCTACGCAGGGCCGGGCGAGCTCTGCATCGTGCCCATCGCGCTCGACTATTCCGACGCGATCCAGTTCCGAAGCATGGTGCGCGTAACAGTGGGCAAGCCGATCATGGCTTCAGCGTATCGCGAAGCGCACCGGCACAACGAGACCGAGGCCGTTGAGGCTTTGACGTCCGATATCCGGAAAGCACTGGCCAAGAAGCTGCCGTGGACCACCGGCAAGGATCAGGAGGACCTGCTCATCAAGGCGCACAACTTCTTCACCACCTATGCGACCCCTGCCGCTGATCTGCATGAGGACCCGCGACGATCGCTCCTCGTGCGCAAGCAGCTCGCCGATGCCCTGCACCGATTGCGCGACGCGCGACCTGAGCTGTACGCACGCACCGGAGCCCGACTGCTCGCCTTCTTCGACGCTCTGCGCTCCGATCGACTCACGCCCGGCTTCTACACCAATGCGTTCCTGCAGAGTAGTTTCCTCCTGCTGTGCATCGGTTATCTGGCGGAGCTCCTGCTGCTGGCGCCGCTTTACCTATTCGGCTTGATCACCAATTACCTGCCATACATCCTGCCCTCACAGGTGTTCAAGGCATCGCGGCTCGACATCGAATACAAGGCGCCGGTTCAGATGATCGTCGGCTTGATCTGCTTCCCGATGTTCTATGCGCTCGAGACCTGGGCCTTCCATCAGTACATCGACGAGGGTGCATGGACCAATCTGCTCTTCGCGCTGGCACTGCCGATCGCAGGATATGCCACCATGTGGTACTGGACCGAGGTCCAGCGATTCGTTCGAATGCTGCGCTTCCGCTTCGTGGTGCCAGCAGCACGCAAGCACGAAATGCTCCGCGAGCGCGATGCCATCCTGGAGGCCATTGCCGAGGCCCGGAAGAGCTTGTGA
- the dcm gene encoding DNA (cytosine-5-)-methyltransferase, protein MKEPIRVVELFAGVGGFRIGLEQASERFRVVWSNQWEPARKNQDASDIYVARFGAHGHENRDIATVPASSVPDHDLLVGGFPCQDYSVAKTLKQAKGIAGKKGVLWWEIHRILEAKRPPFLFLENVDRLLKSPVKQRGRDFAVMLASLADLGYAVEWRVINAADYGMPQRRRRVFFLGCHAGASMASAMQDANPWEWIASTGLFAEAFPAALGASGFAAFSIEGDLAHLTQRFNKGKSATRGPFAEAGMMHGRKVWTTRVVPAYDGARTTLGSVLQPESKVPATFRISAHQLAQWKYLKGSKSESRTSKSSGFAYRYSEGSMVFPDALDKPSRTIITGEGGSSPSRFKHVVRTGKGILRRLTPIELERLNMFPDDHTKGASDARRAFFMGNALVVGIVERVGAVLKERVGQAAAPRIVKSAGLRAGRKP, encoded by the coding sequence ATGAAGGAACCGATCCGGGTAGTTGAGCTGTTCGCCGGAGTCGGTGGATTCCGCATCGGTCTGGAGCAGGCATCAGAGCGCTTCCGGGTGGTGTGGAGCAACCAATGGGAGCCGGCTCGGAAGAATCAGGATGCCTCGGATATCTACGTTGCGCGCTTCGGTGCGCATGGCCATGAGAACCGCGACATCGCGACGGTGCCGGCCAGCTCGGTCCCGGATCACGATCTGCTCGTGGGCGGCTTCCCTTGTCAGGACTATTCCGTGGCCAAGACCCTGAAGCAAGCGAAGGGCATCGCGGGGAAGAAAGGCGTGCTCTGGTGGGAGATCCACCGCATCCTCGAGGCCAAGCGCCCGCCATTTCTCTTCCTCGAGAACGTTGATCGCCTGCTCAAATCACCGGTGAAGCAGCGCGGGCGCGACTTCGCAGTGATGCTGGCCTCGCTTGCCGACCTCGGCTATGCCGTGGAATGGCGCGTGATCAATGCTGCTGATTACGGCATGCCGCAACGCAGGCGGCGCGTCTTCTTCCTGGGCTGCCATGCCGGCGCAAGCATGGCCAGCGCGATGCAGGATGCGAATCCATGGGAGTGGATCGCGAGCACCGGGCTCTTCGCCGAGGCGTTCCCCGCAGCGCTTGGCGCCTCGGGCTTCGCGGCGTTCAGCATCGAAGGCGACCTCGCACACTTGACGCAGCGATTCAATAAAGGGAAGAGCGCGACCAGGGGGCCCTTCGCGGAAGCCGGCATGATGCATGGCCGGAAGGTCTGGACCACACGCGTAGTGCCGGCCTACGATGGTGCGCGCACCACGCTCGGCTCGGTGCTGCAACCGGAGAGCAAGGTGCCCGCCACCTTCCGGATCAGCGCGCATCAGCTCGCGCAATGGAAATACCTGAAGGGGAGCAAGAGTGAGTCGCGCACCAGCAAGAGCAGTGGATTCGCATACCGCTATTCCGAAGGCTCCATGGTCTTCCCGGATGCATTGGATAAGCCATCGCGCACCATCATCACCGGAGAGGGCGGATCATCGCCCTCGCGGTTCAAGCATGTGGTGCGCACAGGCAAAGGCATACTGCGCAGGCTCACCCCCATCGAGCTCGAGCGCCTCAACATGTTCCCCGACGACCACACCAAGGGAGCAAGCGATGCGAGGCGCGCCTTCTTCATGGGCAATGCGCTCGTGGTGGGCATCGTGGAAAGAGTGGGCGCGGTGCTGAAGGAGCGCGTCGGCCAGGCTGCAGCTCCGCGCATCGTGAAGAGCGCCGGCCTTAGGGCGGGGCGCAAGCCCTGA
- a CDS encoding aminotransferase class I/II-fold pyridoxal phosphate-dependent enzyme, giving the protein MPLILRSKLPDVGTTIFAVMSQLAQEHGAINLGQGFPDFPIDERLSDLVHAAMRAGHNQYAPMPGLPALREAIAAKAERLYGHAYEPGSEVTITAGGTQAIFTIIAALVHAGDEVIIVDPAYDCYAPAVELFGGKPVHVGLGADMRFDHAAVAQAINPRTRLLMINTPHNPAGTILRDADMQRIAAMLRGTGILLLSDEVYEHLVFDGEPHASVIRYPELRERAFVVFSFGKVFHATGWKMGYALAPKELMGEFRKAHQFNVFSVSTPMQHALAGYIADPSNYAQVHALYQAKRDRFAEGMRGSSFRLMPCEGSYFQTADYSAISEEGDRAFAERVTRDHGVASIPLSPFYKQPRADQRLLRFCFAKRDDTLDAAIERLCRI; this is encoded by the coding sequence ATGCCCTTGATCCTGCGCTCGAAACTGCCCGACGTGGGCACCACCATCTTCGCCGTGATGAGCCAGCTCGCTCAAGAGCATGGTGCCATCAATCTGGGGCAGGGCTTCCCCGACTTTCCCATTGATGAGCGACTGAGCGATCTGGTGCATGCCGCCATGCGCGCTGGTCACAATCAGTATGCGCCCATGCCGGGACTGCCAGCGCTGCGCGAGGCCATAGCTGCCAAAGCCGAACGGCTCTACGGCCATGCCTACGAACCCGGCTCCGAGGTCACCATCACCGCAGGTGGAACGCAAGCCATCTTCACCATCATCGCGGCCTTGGTGCATGCGGGCGATGAGGTCATCATCGTTGATCCGGCCTACGATTGCTACGCGCCTGCCGTGGAGCTTTTCGGCGGCAAGCCGGTGCATGTGGGCCTCGGTGCCGATATGCGCTTCGACCATGCGGCCGTGGCGCAGGCCATCAACCCGCGGACGCGCTTGCTCATGATCAACACGCCGCACAACCCTGCGGGCACCATCCTGCGCGACGCGGATATGCAGCGCATCGCGGCGATGCTGCGGGGAACGGGCATCCTGCTGCTGAGCGACGAGGTGTACGAGCACTTGGTCTTCGATGGCGAACCCCATGCATCGGTGATCCGCTATCCTGAATTGCGCGAGCGGGCTTTCGTGGTCTTCAGCTTCGGCAAGGTCTTCCACGCCACGGGCTGGAAGATGGGCTACGCCCTCGCCCCGAAGGAGCTGATGGGCGAGTTCCGCAAAGCGCACCAGTTCAATGTGTTCAGCGTGAGCACGCCCATGCAGCATGCGCTTGCCGGCTACATCGCGGATCCGTCCAATTACGCGCAGGTGCACGCGCTCTATCAGGCAAAGCGCGACCGCTTCGCTGAGGGCATGCGCGGCTCGAGCTTCCGGCTGATGCCCTGCGAAGGCAGCTACTTCCAGACCGCTGATTACAGCGCCATCAGCGAAGAGGGCGATCGCGCATTCGCCGAGCGCGTGACCCGGGATCACGGCGTGGCGAGCATACCGCTATCGCCGTTCTACAAGCAGCCGCGCGCCGATCAGCGGCTGCTCCGCTTCTGCTTCGCCAAGCGCGACGATACCTTGGACGCCGCCATCGAACGCCTATGCAGGATCTGA
- a CDS encoding amidohydrolase, translated as MQDLKVSIVQRMLHWEDADANRRMFSEAIALLKGDTDLIVLPEMFTTGFSMRSEELAETMDGPTVGWMRAQAASVDAALYGSAIIMQGGKCFNRGLFVKPDGEVTVYDKRHLFRFANETQHYSAGSERIVVSWRGWRILLQICFDLRFPVFARNRGDYDAILYVANWPEARRFPWSQLLIARAIENQCYVAGVNRVGMDGKGIHYSGDSALIDPRGELMACVEPSQEGSATGSFDWNTLEDFRARFPVAMEADAFDLLL; from the coding sequence ATGCAGGATCTGAAGGTCTCCATCGTGCAGCGCATGCTCCATTGGGAGGATGCCGATGCCAACCGCCGCATGTTCTCGGAAGCCATCGCGCTGCTGAAGGGCGACACGGACCTGATCGTGCTTCCGGAGATGTTCACCACGGGCTTCAGCATGCGCAGCGAGGAGCTGGCCGAGACCATGGACGGACCCACGGTGGGCTGGATGCGCGCACAGGCCGCATCGGTCGATGCTGCGCTTTATGGCAGCGCGATCATCATGCAGGGAGGCAAGTGCTTCAACCGTGGGCTCTTCGTGAAGCCCGATGGCGAGGTGACCGTGTACGACAAGCGCCACCTCTTCCGTTTCGCGAACGAGACGCAGCACTATAGCGCTGGCAGCGAGCGCATTGTGGTGAGCTGGCGCGGCTGGCGCATCCTCTTGCAGATCTGCTTCGACCTGCGCTTCCCGGTTTTCGCGCGGAATAGGGGCGATTACGATGCGATCCTGTATGTGGCCAATTGGCCTGAAGCGCGGCGCTTCCCGTGGAGCCAGCTGTTGATCGCGCGCGCCATCGAGAACCAATGCTACGTGGCGGGCGTGAACCGCGTGGGCATGGATGGCAAGGGGATCCACTACAGTGGCGACAGCGCGCTCATCGATCCGCGCGGCGAGTTGATGGCTTGCGTTGAGCCATCGCAAGAGGGCAGTGCCACTGGCTCCTTCGATTGGAACACGCTGGAGGATTTCCGCGCGAGATTCCCGGTGGCCATGGAGGCCGATGCTTTCGACCTGCTCCTCTAA
- a CDS encoding gliding motility-associated C-terminal domain-containing protein yields the protein MSPHDLNRAYWRLLSLGYLAASALALVAQPSSALPTRGKTFWTTFMQNGFGAQSLKLHVASPIATAGTISIPGLGWSQPFSVGANSVAIIDVPTSAELTGSGAIQNRGVLIEAQDTVNVFMASFQNYTHDLSQVLPMTSLGTTYRVEAHNGLPNFNNLHKSEFAVLATEDGTQVRITPSALTANGQAAGVPFIVDLDAGQAYQVQAATDLLNLTGSLIEATDQSGPCRPFVVIGGSMCGTSPNGCSACDHIFEQCLPISAWGTRYHTIMAQGATTITYRVMAHSDGTLVTIAGGAPILLNAGQRHEVNGATAPVCIEATHPVSVAQIMEGYSCAGNGDPSLVILSPVERTSRSARFHTSNSPQVNAHSLSIVVPASATGQVQIDGVQVNPALFQPYADCADRAHAKVPVAAGQHRITCPAGFQAYAFGIGFGESYAASVHDIARISTQQDSTVCGSGTITLSSPTPLSNAEWVALSAPGTVIGTGNSITITPTQSESYRVSGLLPVSGCPSEFTYNVGIPLTIPTLLTANGQQTISSCQYEPVQLGLLPPPDPAWFNISWWPSSSLTNAGSNAPQATPLATTWYGVQVVSPTGCGDMTDSILVTVQPGAIVELDVSAEPATVCLGNNTQLNSRVLRTVAHDEFDAPPGTMWAAVQGGAISIACGSANGSALYFNGNGQRSTQTAAFNTTGGGFVRFRLKIADGIAPCEDADPGDDVVLEYSNNNGLNWTAVATYNETDFPGFTPVNAPIPAAAQTASTMFRLRQLANQGAGHDNWAIDDFLLTRYDDSFAGYAWSQAATLNDPTSHAPVATPSTSGWYVLSATDPTAGCVYKDSVYVTVAPAFDLNVTPSATLCSLTGVQLNASPSSGSNISYSWTPNNGSLSDPSIADPIASPAQTTTYSVTAISGDGCAASGQTTITVGQLFALSITAAQTTLCPGQSTLLNAAVNGSGSMTYSWTGAGLSNDAIADPTATPTSTTTYTCTATHTATGCQLSASITITVNSGYSADAGADLTLCSVLGHQLSVQHNVQGASFSWSPAANLNSSSIQSPSILVDASAIYTVTVTDAFGCSVSDQVTITRAFAGVPSSQNVSACAAAPPTLTAPAAGVSYLWSTGATTPSIVPGQSGPHTVTITDANGCQAICTFNVTLHETPIVDLGPDLSVCGASQQNLNAGNPGAAYAWSTGAASQTISVSATGNYSVTVTTPQGCSANDAVNVQFNALPVDALQDASACITSPPTLDAGNPGSAYAWSTGAITQSITPATSGSYSVTVTTAQGCAATFDAEVTLAPEITVTLGNDTTICQGQPITIDAGNTGASFTWSTGAQTQSISTGEAGNYSVTVSNGYCAATDAIAIDVAPAPVNALSDVLRCVGESATLNAGNAGATYLWSTGVTTQSITVSASGSYSVTVTNAAGCAGTFSANAEFIAPPSVELGQDTVLCEGQLLQLDAGNPGSTYQWSNGSTSRAIMVGTPGTYSVTAHNGACSRSDAITVHFNPSPARMAVNEFHACLDDEPRYVVIDAGNAGSRYDWSTGATTRVIMASAYGWYYVHITNQYDCSTADSARVIEHCPATIFIPNTFTPNGDGVNDIFIPQGKSIATMVLRVFNRWGEQLFESEDPTLGWDGTFAGEIVPDDVYVWRLEYAFYTDKEGTVGVTQNQLGHIQVLR from the coding sequence CTCAATCCCTGAAACTGCATGTTGCAAGCCCCATTGCGACCGCTGGAACCATCAGCATTCCCGGCCTTGGCTGGAGCCAGCCCTTCAGCGTGGGCGCGAACAGCGTAGCGATCATCGACGTGCCCACATCAGCCGAGCTCACCGGCTCTGGCGCCATCCAGAATCGCGGCGTGCTGATAGAGGCGCAGGATACGGTGAACGTATTCATGGCCAGCTTCCAGAACTACACGCATGACCTGAGCCAAGTGCTGCCCATGACATCGTTGGGCACCACGTACCGGGTTGAAGCGCACAACGGTTTGCCCAACTTCAACAATCTGCACAAGAGCGAATTCGCCGTGCTGGCCACGGAGGATGGAACGCAAGTGCGGATAACGCCTTCAGCCCTCACAGCGAACGGCCAGGCCGCTGGGGTGCCATTCATCGTCGACCTGGATGCTGGCCAAGCCTATCAGGTGCAGGCCGCAACCGATCTGCTGAACCTCACCGGCAGCCTGATCGAAGCGACTGACCAGAGCGGGCCTTGCCGTCCGTTCGTGGTGATCGGCGGCAGCATGTGCGGCACCTCACCCAATGGCTGCTCGGCATGCGACCACATCTTTGAGCAATGCCTGCCGATATCCGCTTGGGGGACGCGCTACCATACGATCATGGCCCAAGGCGCCACCACCATCACCTATCGCGTGATGGCGCATTCCGACGGCACCCTTGTGACCATCGCCGGAGGCGCGCCGATCCTGCTCAACGCAGGCCAGCGCCATGAGGTGAATGGCGCCACTGCCCCGGTCTGCATCGAAGCCACGCACCCAGTGAGCGTCGCGCAGATCATGGAAGGCTATAGCTGCGCCGGCAACGGCGACCCCTCGCTGGTGATCCTCTCGCCGGTGGAGCGCACGTCGCGCAGCGCGCGTTTCCACACCAGCAACAGCCCGCAAGTGAATGCGCATAGCCTGAGCATCGTGGTGCCGGCCTCGGCTACCGGGCAGGTGCAGATCGATGGCGTTCAGGTGAACCCTGCGCTCTTCCAGCCTTATGCGGATTGCGCGGACCGGGCCCATGCCAAGGTGCCCGTAGCCGCCGGCCAGCACAGGATCACCTGCCCGGCCGGATTCCAGGCATACGCCTTCGGCATCGGATTCGGCGAGAGCTACGCCGCGTCCGTCCACGACATCGCACGGATCAGCACCCAGCAGGACAGCACGGTTTGCGGCTCCGGCACCATCACGCTGAGCAGCCCCACACCGCTCAGCAATGCGGAATGGGTGGCCTTGAGCGCACCGGGCACGGTGATCGGGACCGGCAACAGCATCACCATCACGCCAACGCAGAGCGAGAGCTACCGTGTGAGCGGCCTGCTCCCCGTGAGCGGCTGCCCTAGCGAGTTCACCTACAATGTGGGCATCCCGCTCACCATTCCCACCTTGCTGACAGCGAACGGGCAGCAGACGATAAGCTCATGCCAGTACGAGCCCGTGCAACTGGGACTGCTGCCGCCACCTGATCCCGCCTGGTTCAACATCAGCTGGTGGCCCAGCAGCAGCCTGACCAATGCTGGCTCGAACGCGCCGCAGGCCACGCCCTTGGCCACCACCTGGTATGGAGTGCAAGTGGTGAGCCCGACCGGTTGCGGCGATATGACCGACAGCATCCTCGTGACCGTGCAGCCCGGCGCCATCGTGGAGCTGGATGTGAGCGCCGAGCCTGCCACGGTGTGCTTGGGCAACAACACGCAACTGAATAGCCGTGTCCTGCGCACAGTGGCGCATGACGAATTCGACGCGCCACCGGGCACGATGTGGGCCGCGGTGCAAGGCGGTGCGATCAGCATAGCATGCGGAAGCGCGAATGGCTCCGCGCTCTACTTCAACGGCAATGGCCAGCGAAGCACGCAGACAGCGGCCTTCAACACCACAGGAGGCGGCTTCGTGCGCTTCCGATTGAAGATCGCCGATGGCATCGCGCCCTGCGAGGATGCCGATCCCGGGGACGATGTGGTGCTTGAATACTCGAACAACAACGGCCTCAATTGGACAGCGGTCGCCACTTACAATGAAACGGATTTCCCGGGCTTCACGCCGGTGAATGCGCCGATACCGGCAGCCGCGCAGACCGCGAGCACGATGTTCAGGCTGCGTCAGCTCGCCAACCAGGGAGCCGGGCACGACAACTGGGCCATTGACGATTTCCTGCTCACCCGTTACGATGATTCCTTCGCGGGCTACGCGTGGTCGCAAGCCGCAACGCTCAACGACCCGACGAGCCATGCGCCTGTGGCCACGCCGTCAACGAGCGGATGGTACGTGCTCAGCGCCACCGACCCGACCGCGGGCTGCGTGTACAAGGACTCCGTGTACGTGACCGTGGCCCCGGCATTCGATCTCAACGTAACGCCCAGCGCCACGCTCTGCTCCCTCACCGGCGTTCAATTGAACGCCTCGCCCAGTTCAGGATCGAACATCAGCTACTCCTGGACCCCGAACAACGGCTCGCTCAGCGACCCTTCCATCGCCGACCCCATTGCCAGCCCTGCGCAGACCACGACCTACTCCGTGACCGCTATCAGTGGTGACGGTTGCGCAGCCAGCGGGCAGACCACGATCACCGTAGGTCAGCTCTTCGCGTTGAGCATCACCGCCGCGCAGACCACGCTCTGCCCCGGTCAAAGCACGCTGCTGAACGCCGCGGTGAACGGGAGCGGGAGCATGACGTATTCATGGACGGGTGCCGGCCTGAGCAACGACGCCATCGCCGACCCAACGGCAACACCCACCTCGACCACCACCTACACCTGCACCGCCACGCACACTGCCACAGGCTGCCAGCTCAGCGCTTCGATCACCATCACGGTGAACAGCGGCTACAGTGCCGATGCAGGCGCTGACCTTACGCTCTGCTCCGTGCTTGGACACCAACTCAGCGTGCAGCACAATGTGCAAGGCGCGAGCTTCAGCTGGTCGCCAGCCGCGAACCTGAACTCCAGCAGCATCCAATCACCTTCGATCCTTGTTGACGCCAGCGCCATCTATACCGTGACCGTGACCGATGCATTCGGGTGCTCGGTGAGCGATCAGGTGACCATCACTCGCGCCTTTGCCGGTGTTCCTTCATCGCAGAACGTGAGTGCCTGTGCTGCCGCGCCGCCCACGCTCACCGCTCCTGCTGCGGGCGTAAGCTACTTGTGGAGCACCGGTGCAACAACGCCTTCGATCGTGCCTGGCCAGAGCGGGCCGCACACGGTGACCATCACCGATGCGAACGGTTGCCAAGCCATCTGCACTTTCAACGTCACATTGCACGAAACGCCCATCGTGGACCTGGGCCCCGACCTGAGCGTGTGCGGAGCATCGCAGCAGAACCTGAATGCCGGCAATCCCGGCGCAGCTTACGCGTGGAGCACAGGCGCAGCGTCCCAGACCATCAGTGTATCGGCCACCGGCAACTACAGCGTCACGGTGACCACGCCGCAAGGGTGCAGCGCCAATGATGCGGTGAACGTGCAGTTCAATGCGCTGCCCGTGGATGCCTTGCAGGACGCGAGTGCATGCATCACATCGCCGCCGACCTTGGATGCGGGTAATCCGGGATCCGCCTATGCGTGGAGCACTGGGGCCATCACGCAATCCATCACCCCCGCGACAAGCGGATCCTACAGCGTTACGGTGACCACCGCGCAGGGATGCGCCGCGACCTTCGATGCCGAGGTGACACTGGCACCGGAGATCACGGTGACGTTGGGCAACGACACCACCATCTGTCAGGGCCAGCCCATCACCATCGATGCGGGCAACACCGGCGCTTCGTTCACCTGGAGCACCGGAGCGCAAACGCAGAGCATCAGCACCGGCGAAGCCGGCAACTACTCCGTTACGGTGAGCAACGGCTACTGCGCGGCGACCGATGCCATCGCCATCGACGTGGCGCCCGCACCCGTGAATGCCCTGAGCGATGTGCTCCGCTGCGTCGGCGAGAGCGCCACGCTCAACGCAGGCAACGCCGGAGCGACCTACCTGTGGAGCACTGGCGTCACCACGCAATCGATTACGGTGAGCGCATCGGGCAGCTACTCGGTAACGGTAACGAATGCTGCAGGCTGCGCCGGAACCTTCAGCGCCAACGCCGAGTTCATCGCACCGCCTTCGGTGGAACTCGGACAGGACACGGTCCTCTGCGAAGGGCAGCTCCTGCAGCTGGACGCGGGCAACCCGGGTTCCACTTACCAATGGAGCAACGGCAGCACCTCCCGTGCGATCATGGTCGGAACGCCGGGCACGTACTCCGTGACGGCGCACAACGGCGCCTGTTCGCGCTCGGATGCGATAACGGTGCATTTCAACCCTTCGCCCGCGCGCATGGCGGTGAATGAGTTCCACGCGTGCCTCGACGATGAGCCGCGCTACGTGGTGATCGATGCGGGCAATGCCGGCTCGCGGTATGATTGGAGCACCGGTGCCACCACGCGCGTGATCATGGCCAGCGCCTACGGCTGGTATTATGTGCACATCACCAACCAGTACGACTGCTCAACCGCCGATAGCGCCCGCGTGATCGAGCATTGCCCGGCCACCATCTTCATCCCGAACACCTTCACGCCCAACGGCGATGGCGTGAACGACATCTTCATCCCGCAAGGCAAGAGCATCGCCACCATGGTGCTGCGCGTGTTCAACCGCTGGGGAGAGCAGCTCTTCGAGAGCGAGGACCCCACGCTCGGCTGGGACGGCACTTTTGCTGGAGAGATCGTACCGGACGATGTGTACGTCTGGCGCCTCGAATACGCCTTCTACACGGACAAGGAGGGCACCGTCGGCGTTACGCAGAACCAGCTCGGCCACATCCAGGTGCTGCGTTAG